A region of Vigna radiata var. radiata cultivar VC1973A chromosome 6, Vradiata_ver6, whole genome shotgun sequence DNA encodes the following proteins:
- the LOC106764462 gene encoding auxin-induced protein 6B, with translation MSTKCSQIRHIVRLRQMLRRWRNKARMSANRTPSDVPAGHVAVCVGTNLTRFVVRATYLNHPVFKKLLLQAEEEYGFSNHGPLVIPCDEMLFHEVLRFISWSESAKPNRFVNLELDDLKQHCHIRINNNLDFWPESRPLLHGPSDKTVW, from the coding sequence ATGTCCACAAAATGCAGCCAAATCCGACACATCGTTCGGCTCCGCCAGATGTTACGGCGCTGGCGCAACAAGGCTCGCATGTCTGCAAACCGCACTCCGTCAGATGTGCCTGCAGGTCACGTGGCTGTTTGTGTAGGCACCAACCTCACCAGATTCGTGGTGCGTGCAACTTACCTGAACCACCCGGTCTTCAAGAAGCTTCTCCTTCAAGCTGAAGAAGAGTATGGCTTCTCCAACCACGGTCCATTGGTCATCCCCTGCGACGAAATGCTCTTCCACGAGGTTCTCCGGTTCATCTCTTGGTCAGAATCAGCAAAACCAAACCGGTTTGTAAACCTCGAACTTGACGACTTAAAACAACACTGCCACATCAGAATCAACAACAACCTAGATTTCTGGCCAGAATCTAGACCACTCCTTCACGGTCCCAGTGACAAAACTGTTTGGTAA